TTGTACTTCTTCGATGAGGGCAAGCACGTCGGCACACGTCGCGCCGCCCGCGTTGACGATGAAATTGGCGTGCTTTTGCGAGACCTGTGCGCCCCCGTGCCGCATTCCTTTGCAACCCGACGCTTCGATGAGCCGCGCCGCGTGGTCGCCCGGCGGATTGCGGAAGATGCTGCCCGAGTTCGGCATTTCGATGGGCTGCGTGGCGCGCCGCTTGTCGATGCGCCTGCGCAGTTCTTCTTTGATCGCGCGCGCGTCGCCCGCGGTCAGCACAAGTTCCGCCGCGCAGACCACTGCACGCCGGTCGAGCGTGGAGCGGCGGTACGCGAACTCAGGACGCGTGAACGTTTGCACTTTCTCTCCTGCGACCACCACCTCGACGCGATCCACCAAATCGCCGATCTCGACATCGGTGCCCGCGTTCATGCGCACCGCGCCGCCGACCGTCCCCGGAATGCCGACCAGCGCTTCTGCGCCGGCAAGCCCTGCGTTCGCGGCATCGCGGCACAAAGAGACGACGGGAGCGGCACCGCCGGCGCGCACGCGTTCGCCCTCGATCGAGATCTTGGCGAATTCGCCGGCCAATCGCAGCACCAGCCCGGGATAGCCGTCGTCGGGCACGAGCAGATTGCTGCCGAGTCCGATCATGGTCCACGCGATCTGCTCGCTCTCGCAAAAACTCAGCGCGGCGACGAGCCGCCCGACTTGTTTGACTTCCGCATATGCCGACGCGTTGCCGCCCACACGCATGGACGTGCGCTGCGCGAGCGGGTATTCAAATGCGATGTCGCCGTCGAGCAGCGCCGAAAGCGCGCCACACTGATCCTTGTCGGGCGCGCGGCCGGGTACCGACGCCGGGGCGGTCATCGCGGCGAGGCGACGCCCGCGTCGGACGCGGACAGCCCCGCCGCCAATTCATGCGCGACGCCGCCAATGTCGCCCGCGCCGAGCGTGAGGACGAGATCGCCGTTGCGCACCGAGCGCTGCAAGTATGCAAGGACGTCGGCGCACTTCGGCAAGTGCATGACCGGCTTCTCGCCATCGATCTCGCGGATGCATTCCACGATGGTCTCGGAACGCACGCCCGGCAGCGGGACCTCGCCCGCGGCGTAGATGTCGCTCACCAGGATGAGGTCGGCCGCGGACAGCGCGCGCGCGAAGTCGCGGATGAGATAGGCGGTGCGGCTATAGCGGTGCGGTTGGAACGCCACCACGATGCGCCCGGGCCAATACGCGCGCGCCGCCGCGATGGTCTCTTGCACGGCGGTGGGGTGGTGCGCGTAGTCGTCGACGATGCGGACGTCGGGACTTTCGTAGAGCACTTGAAAGCGGCGCGCCACGCCGCGAAAGCGGCCGAGCGCGTACGCGATGCGCTCGAAGGGCACGTCGAATTCTAAGCCGGCGGCTACCGCGCACAAACCATTGAAAACATTGATCTTTCCGGGCACGCGCATGCTGATCTCGCCAAGGGCAACACCATCGCGTTCAACGGTGAAGCGCGATCCGAAGTCGGCAAGTTCGACTTGCACCGCGCGGACGTCGGCGGCGACATCGAATCCGACGGTGACGATTCGCGGATCGCCGTAGAGTTGTGGCGCTACGCGGAACCGGCGCAGCACTTCTTGCACGGCCGTGCAATCGGCCGACGCGATGATGCTGCCGCTCGCCGGCACGCGCCGCGCGAACGCGAGAAACGTTTCGATGAGGTGATCGAGATCGCGATAGTAGCCGAGATGATCGTTCTCGATGTTCGTGATGATGGCGCACGACGGTGTGAGACGCAAGAACGATGCGTCGCTCTCGTCGGCTTCCGCAACCACAACATCGCCCGCGCCGAGCCGCGCGTTGGCGCCGAGATCGTTGACCTCGCCGCCGATGAGCACCGTGGGCGCAAAGCCGCCGGCGTCGAGCACCGCGGCGACCATGGATGTGGTGGTGGTCTTGCCGTGCGTGCCCGAAACGGCCACGCCTTTTTTGTCGGCCATTATCTCGGCGAGCATCTCGGCGCGCTGCATCACCGGAATGCCCGCGCGCTGCGCGGCGACGACTTCGGGATTGTCGGGCGGAATGGCGGACGAGATGACGACCGCGTCGGCGCCTTTTATGTTGTCCGACGCATGACCGAGCGCGACGCGCGCACCCAAAGCGTTTAATTTATCGAGCGTGGAGTTTGTGCGCAGATCGGAGCCGGAAACTGAAACACCCATCGCGAGGAGAACGCGGGCGACGGCGCTCATGCCGACGCCGCCAATACCCACGAAATGCACGTGTTTTCGGTGTTTCATCCCGTGCTTTCTCTTTGTTTCAGCGCTTGCCGATGCCTCCCATGAGGATGCGCTCGACCATGAGATGCAACGCGCGTGGTTGCGACAAACCTCGCGCTGCGGCAGACATCGCCGCGCGTTTGTCGTCGCCCATGATGTCGAGCAGCGCCCAGTACAGCGTGTCGGCATCGAGCACGGCATCGTCGATGACGATCGCCGCGCCGCGCGCCACGAAGACGTCGGCGTTCTTGCGCTGATGATCTTCGGCCGCGTGCGGATACGGCACGAGCAGCGCGGGCAGCCCGCTGACGGCGAACTCGGCCAACGATGAGGCGCCCGCGCGCGAAACCACCACGTCGGACGCCGCGTGCGCCACCGCCATATCGTCCAAATACGCCATCGCGAGGTAGCGGTTGTCGTTGTGCTCGGCTTTGCGCTCGGCCGCCATCCATTCGTAGTCGCGCTTGCCGGTGATATGTAGCACCTGCCACTCGGGCGGTAGCCGCCGGCGCGCCACCATCGCGCTCACGGCCACGTTGATCTTGCGCGCGCCTTGGCTGCCCCCGAACACCAGCACGGTCGAGCGGTTGGGATCCAAGCCCAATCGTCGGCGCGCGTCTGCTTTGGGAAGCGGATTGTAGAACTCGGGCCGCACCGGGATGCCGGTCTTCACGAATTTGCCCGGAAAATAGGCGGCAGTATCGGCGTAGGCGCCCCACACTTCGTCGGCGGCGCGGCTCAAAGTGCGGTTCGCCACGCCCGGCAGCGCGTTCGGCTCGATCAAGGCGATCTTCAAACCCGGCAGCCGGCGCGCCAAGCGCAGCATCGCGGCTGCGGTCACCACCGGCACGCTCGCGTAGCCGCCGCTCGCGATGATCACATCCGGACGGAAGCGCGCGACGATCGGCAACGCCTGCGCAACGCCGACCGCATTGCCGCCGAGACCCGCGGCGGCGGCTAACGGTGACGTGCGCGAAAGCGGGCGGCTCGTGACCGTCGCGGTGGGAATGTGGATATCGGCGAGGACGCCGGCGTCGAGCGCGCTGTCGCTTGAGACGAAGAGCAGCGCGGGCGCAGCGTCGTGCAGATCGAGCGCAAGTTCGATCTGCGGCACGGTCTCGCCGGGTTTGCAGAGACCTGGGTCAGCGGGCGCGCCGGAGAGCGCTCTGGCGAGTGACAACACGGGGTACAGATGACCGCCGGTGCCCCCGCCGGCGAGCAAAATACGCATCTTCTGCCTCCCGCGATCGGGTGTCGGCGGCCAGAGCCGCTCGCGATCGACCGCGCGAGATGCCGGCGAGCACGCCGACGCCGAACATGCTGATGACGAGCGACGTGCCGCCGTACGAGATGAACGGGAGCGGCACTCCGGTGACGGGCCACTCCGATGTGACGACGCCGATGTTCACGAGTGCCTGCACCACGATCGACGCCGTGAGCCCCACCGCGAGGTAGTAGCCGAAACGGTCGTCGGCCTCCATGGCGATCCGCACGCCGCGGTATGCAAGCGCGAGGAAGAGGGCGAGCACGACGGCCGCCCCGATGAACCCAAGCTCCTCGCCGATGATGGCGTAGATGAAGTCGGTGTATTGTTCGGGCAAGTATCCGAATTTTTGGCGGCTCTCGCCAAGGCCGAGGCCGAACCAGCCGCCCGAGCCGAGTGCGTACAGCGACTGGATGATGTGGTAACCCGTGCCCTGCGGATCGTTCCACGGATGCAAGAACGAAGTAAAGCGATCTCGCCGGTAAGCACTTGAGTAGACGAAGAGCAGCAGCGTGGGCACAGCCACGACCGCGCCGATGATGAGGTGCTGCCATCGTGCGCCCGCCACGAACAGCATGACCCCGGCGGTGATGACGAACAGCGAGGCCGTGCCGAAGTCGGGCTCGCGCATCACGAGCACGAAGCAGACGCCCACGCAGAGCAACGCGGGGAAGCCCGCGCGCGCAAACGAGAGCGCGCCGTCCTCGCGATCGGCGAAGATGCGGGCAAGCATGATGACCACCGCCAGCTTCGCGAACTCGGACGGTTCGAATGAAAACGACTTGAACTCAAACCAGCGCTGCGCGCCGCCTTCCATAGATCCGAAGTGGGGAACCAGCACGAGCCCGAGCAGCGCGACCGCCAAGCCGAATAGCCACGGCGCCGCACCCCGCAGGCGGCAGTAGTCCACGCGCAGGCCGAACCACAGCGCGCCGCTGCCCAACGCGATCCACAGCAATTCGCGTTTGAGAAAGTACTCGGCGTCGTGGAATTGCGTGACGCCATCCACCGACGAGGCCGAAAAGACCATCACCGCGCCGATCGCCACCAGCGCGCCCACGGCGAGGAGAAGAAAGACGTCGGCCGGTTTTTGCTTCTTCATCGCGCGCCGATGCCGTCGGCTCGCGCGCGGACGGCGGCGCTGAAGATCTCGCCGCGCTGCTCGGCGTTATCGAACATGTCGAACGATGCACAGCCGGGTGAAAGCAGTACGACGTCGCCGGGCTTTGCAAGACCGTACGCGGCCTCGACCGCTTCGTCCATCGTCTTCGCATAGCAGACGAGAGGGCCGTTCAAGCTCCGGCCGATCATCTGCGCTGCCTCGCCGATAAGCACCGCCGCTTTGACGCGCTTCGAAATAGCGCGGCACATCTCGCCGAACTCGGTGTTCTTGGGTTTGCCGCCGCTGATCAGCACGATCGGCGCGTCGAATGCCTCGAGCGCCTTGACGACGGCGTCGGGATTTGTGGCCTTGCTGTCGTCGATCCACGTCACGCCGTTCGTGACGGTGACCTGTTGGAGCCGGTGCGGCAGCGGCAAGAACGATCGTAGGCCATCTCTGACGGCCTTCAGACTTGCGCCCACTGCGAGCGCCGCGAGCGATGCGGCCAAGGCGTTTTCGATGTTGTGCCGGCCGCGAAGCCGCAAGTCTGCGGCCGCGAGGAGCGCGCATTCTGTGCGCCTGCCGTCGCCGCGCCATCTTAGTTCGCCGTCGCGCAGGTACGCGTCGGCATCCTCTTGATCGGAAAGCGAAAACCAACGGGCTTTGCACGGTATCTTGCGGCGGCCGCCGCGCAAGGATGCGCCGATCTCGTCGTCGGCGTTGCCGACAAACGTGTCGCCTTCGCCTTGATTGGCAAAGATCCGGTATTTCGCTTCGCCGTATTCTTCCATCGACGGATAGCGGTCGAGATGATCGGGTGATAGGTTGAGCAGCACGCTCACGCGCGGCCGGAATTCGCGAATGGATTCGAGCTGGAAGCTGGAGACTTCGGCGACCACCCAATCGTCCGGACCCGCCGCGACCGTTTTCGTGATGAGCGGATCGCCGATGTTGCCGCCCACGTGCACCTTGCGGCCGTCTGCGCGGAGCAGGTGGCCGATGAGCGCGGTTGTGGTGGACTTGCCTTTGCTGCCGGTGACCGCAACGATCGGCGCATCGCACAGCCGGTAAGCCACTTCGATCTCGGAATATACCGGCACGCCGGTGCGCGAAATGGCGAGCACGGCCGGATTGTTGAGCGGCACGCCCGGTGAAAGAACGGCGCCGGTAGCAGCGCCGACGGCTTGGGAGAGTTCGCCTGAGGCGAGAAGCGGCACGCCGAGATTTGCAAGTAGCGCCCGCTCTTTGGCCAGCTTCTCGAACGGCTTGTCGTCGAAGGCGACGACGGAGACGCCGCGGGCGCGCAGCACCTCGGCCGTGGCCAAACCGCTGCGCCCGACACCGATCACGATGACGGAATCTTTGGCGTCGAACATCTTCGAACGCTTGTTCGCCATCAAGTGCCCGGCATCCTCACATTGGAGTAATAGACGATAGCGCAGAACACGACAGCGGCAAATAACGACACCAATGCAAACGTTCTGGTGACGCGCTGCTCGCTCCAACCTGAGAGTTCGAAGTGATGGTGCAGCGGACTCATCTTGAAGATGCGCTTACCCGTGAGTTTGAAACTGATGACCTGCGCGATCACTGAGAGCGCTTCGACGACGAATACGATTCCAAGAAGGGGTAAGAAGAGCAACAAGTGCTCTTTGATTGCGAGGAACGCGAGCAGCGCGCCAAGTGTGAGCGAGCCGGTGTCGCCCATGAACACCTTGGCCGGGTACCGATTATAGAACAGAAACACGACGACCGCAGTCGCGACGGCGATGCCGATCCCGCCGCCGTCCAGGAACGAAAGGACAACGAGCGGCGGAAGCGCGACCGAGCCCGCCAGTCCATCGACCCCATCAGTCAGATTCACTGCGTTGGCGCAGCCCACTACGGCGGCGATCGCCAAAATGTAGTACCACGAAATCGGCAGATAGAGCAGCCGGCCGAACCACCATTGATCGTTGCCTGTGGTCAAACTGTACGCGCAGTCAGTTGCTGTACCATCCAGGAATCCGTGCGCCGCAACGGCCGCGACTATGATCAGAAGTAGCATCTTTGAACGCGCACGCAGACCGAGCGAAGTGCGACGCTTGATGCTGAGGTAGTCATCAACGAACCCAATCGCCGCTACCGACGCGACCAGACCAACCATTAATAAGAGGCGCGAGTCGTAGTGATACTCGGCGGTGAGATACGCGGCCGCTACCACCGCAGCGATAGGAAACGCAATGCCCCCCATCGTCGGCGTTCCTTGCTTTGCGAGATGAGCAGCCGGACCGGATTCGTAGACCTGCTGACCGACGGACGTGCTACGCTGCACCCTAATCAAAGTTGAGATCACTTCGCGCGCAACAACCCAGCCGATAAGCACAATCGTGAAGAGCGTGACCCACTCGGACATGGATGTCCTAAAAAGATTGAAGCCATAAAAGAGAACGTAGTGGGAAGCGACGTAGTCGCCGTTACACATCAGCCGCCTCCCGCCAGAGGGCTCTTCGCCGGCGAACCCGGCGCGGGGCGGTACTTCAAGATCACGACCGGCGTCTGCTGATCGCTGTTGCCGTGCGGATTGCCGCGCAGACACTCGGCGACCGCGGCGAGCACCAGGCCTGCACTCGCGCCGAGGATCTCGACTTTTTGCAGATCGTTGACGTCCACCACCACCGCGTGCGCGCCGCATGCCTGCGCGATCGCGGTCGCGGCCTCGTCCGGTTTCTCCGGACCGAAGACGATGTGGCGTTCGTACGGCGGCATGGTGCCCGTGTA
This window of the Candidatus Eremiobacteraceae bacterium genome carries:
- a CDS encoding UDP-N-acetylglucosamine--N-acetylmuramyl-(pentapeptide) pyrophosphoryl-undecaprenol N-acetylglucosamine transferase — encoded protein: MRILLAGGGTGGHLYPVLSLARALSGAPADPGLCKPGETVPQIELALDLHDAAPALLFVSSDSALDAGVLADIHIPTATVTSRPLSRTSPLAAAAGLGGNAVGVAQALPIVARFRPDVIIASGGYASVPVVTAAAMLRLARRLPGLKIALIEPNALPGVANRTLSRAADEVWGAYADTAAYFPGKFVKTGIPVRPEFYNPLPKADARRRLGLDPNRSTVLVFGGSQGARKINVAVSAMVARRRLPPEWQVLHITGKRDYEWMAAERKAEHNDNRYLAMAYLDDMAVAHAASDVVVSRAGASSLAEFAVSGLPALLVPYPHAAEDHQRKNADVFVARGAAIVIDDAVLDADTLYWALLDIMGDDKRAAMSAAARGLSQPRALHLMVERILMGGIGKR
- the murB gene encoding UDP-N-acetylmuramate dehydrogenase; its protein translation is MTAPASVPGRAPDKDQCGALSALLDGDIAFEYPLAQRTSMRVGGNASAYAEVKQVGRLVAALSFCESEQIAWTMIGLGSNLLVPDDGYPGLVLRLAGEFAKISIEGERVRAGGAAPVVSLCRDAANAGLAGAEALVGIPGTVGGAVRMNAGTDVEIGDLVDRVEVVVAGEKVQTFTRPEFAYRRSTLDRRAVVCAAELVLTAGDARAIKEELRRRIDKRRATQPIEMPNSGSIFRNPPGDHAARLIEASGCKGMRHGGAQVSQKHANFIVNAGGATCADVLALIEEVQQKVFEQQAVSLELEVHVL
- the murC gene encoding UDP-N-acetylmuramate--L-alanine ligase, with product MKHRKHVHFVGIGGVGMSAVARVLLAMGVSVSGSDLRTNSTLDKLNALGARVALGHASDNIKGADAVVISSAIPPDNPEVVAAQRAGIPVMQRAEMLAEIMADKKGVAVSGTHGKTTTTSMVAAVLDAGGFAPTVLIGGEVNDLGANARLGAGDVVVAEADESDASFLRLTPSCAIITNIENDHLGYYRDLDHLIETFLAFARRVPASGSIIASADCTAVQEVLRRFRVAPQLYGDPRIVTVGFDVAADVRAVQVELADFGSRFTVERDGVALGEISMRVPGKINVFNGLCAVAAGLEFDVPFERIAYALGRFRGVARRFQVLYESPDVRIVDDYAHHPTAVQETIAAARAYWPGRIVVAFQPHRYSRTAYLIRDFARALSAADLILVSDIYAAGEVPLPGVRSETIVECIREIDGEKPVMHLPKCADVLAYLQRSVRNGDLVLTLGAGDIGGVAHELAAGLSASDAGVASPR
- the murD gene encoding UDP-N-acetylmuramoyl-L-alanine--D-glutamate ligase, giving the protein MANKRSKMFDAKDSVIVIGVGRSGLATAEVLRARGVSVVAFDDKPFEKLAKERALLANLGVPLLASGELSQAVGAATGAVLSPGVPLNNPAVLAISRTGVPVYSEIEVAYRLCDAPIVAVTGSKGKSTTTALIGHLLRADGRKVHVGGNIGDPLITKTVAAGPDDWVVAEVSSFQLESIREFRPRVSVLLNLSPDHLDRYPSMEEYGEAKYRIFANQGEGDTFVGNADDEIGASLRGGRRKIPCKARWFSLSDQEDADAYLRDGELRWRGDGRRTECALLAAADLRLRGRHNIENALAASLAALAVGASLKAVRDGLRSFLPLPHRLQQVTVTNGVTWIDDSKATNPDAVVKALEAFDAPIVLISGGKPKNTEFGEMCRAISKRVKAAVLIGEAAQMIGRSLNGPLVCYAKTMDEAVEAAYGLAKPGDVVLLSPGCASFDMFDNAEQRGEIFSAAVRARADGIGAR
- the ftsW gene encoding putative lipid II flippase FtsW; translated protein: MKKQKPADVFLLLAVGALVAIGAVMVFSASSVDGVTQFHDAEYFLKRELLWIALGSGALWFGLRVDYCRLRGAAPWLFGLAVALLGLVLVPHFGSMEGGAQRWFEFKSFSFEPSEFAKLAVVIMLARIFADREDGALSFARAGFPALLCVGVCFVLVMREPDFGTASLFVITAGVMLFVAGARWQHLIIGAVVAVPTLLLFVYSSAYRRDRFTSFLHPWNDPQGTGYHIIQSLYALGSGGWFGLGLGESRQKFGYLPEQYTDFIYAIIGEELGFIGAAVVLALFLALAYRGVRIAMEADDRFGYYLAVGLTASIVVQALVNIGVVTSEWPVTGVPLPFISYGGTSLVISMFGVGVLAGISRGRSRAALAADTRSREAEDAYFARRRGHRRSSVPRVVTRQSALRRAR
- a CDS encoding phospho-N-acetylmuramoyl-pentapeptide-transferase translates to MCNGDYVASHYVLFYGFNLFRTSMSEWVTLFTIVLIGWVVAREVISTLIRVQRSTSVGQQVYESGPAAHLAKQGTPTMGGIAFPIAAVVAAAYLTAEYHYDSRLLLMVGLVASVAAIGFVDDYLSIKRRTSLGLRARSKMLLLIIVAAVAAHGFLDGTATDCAYSLTTGNDQWWFGRLLYLPISWYYILAIAAVVGCANAVNLTDGVDGLAGSVALPPLVVLSFLDGGGIGIAVATAVVVFLFYNRYPAKVFMGDTGSLTLGALLAFLAIKEHLLLFLPLLGIVFVVEALSVIAQVISFKLTGKRIFKMSPLHHHFELSGWSEQRVTRTFALVSLFAAVVFCAIVYYSNVRMPGT